A window of the Paraburkholderia sp. ZP32-5 genome harbors these coding sequences:
- a CDS encoding trimeric intracellular cation channel family protein, which yields MNSHAVYTFFDLVGTFTFAISGAVAARQRRLDLFGIAAVAFMVACGGGIVRDVCIGAIPPAGLSNWRYLASSLAAAAVTILAYPQVRRLRQPVLFFDAIGLGLFAVAGAQKALVYSHNAELAILLGTVSAVGGGVMRDVMLSRVPAILEREIYASAALFGAGVQVGFSYAGWTDWWTPWFATLACVMVRLASMRFGWRLPIFQGRRAADRHDMP from the coding sequence GTGAATTCACACGCCGTCTATACCTTTTTCGATCTGGTCGGTACCTTCACGTTCGCGATCAGCGGCGCGGTGGCCGCGCGGCAACGACGGCTCGACCTGTTCGGTATTGCCGCAGTCGCGTTCATGGTGGCGTGCGGCGGCGGCATCGTGCGCGACGTCTGCATCGGCGCGATTCCACCGGCGGGGCTGTCGAACTGGCGCTATCTGGCGAGTTCGCTGGCCGCCGCGGCGGTCACGATTCTCGCGTATCCGCAGGTGCGCCGGCTGCGTCAGCCGGTGCTATTTTTCGATGCGATCGGCCTTGGCTTATTCGCGGTGGCGGGTGCGCAGAAGGCTTTGGTGTACAGCCACAATGCCGAACTCGCGATCCTGCTCGGCACCGTCAGCGCAGTGGGCGGCGGTGTGATGCGCGACGTGATGCTGTCGCGCGTGCCGGCGATTCTCGAACGCGAAATCTATGCATCGGCGGCGCTGTTCGGCGCGGGGGTGCAGGTCGGCTTTTCGTATGCAGGCTGGACCGACTGGTGGACGCCGTGGTTCGCGACGCTCGCCTGTGTGATGGTGCGGCTCGCGTCGATGCGTTTCGGCTGGCGTCTGCCGATTTTTCAGGGAAGGCGCGCGGCTGATCGGCACGACATGCCGTGA